Genomic DNA from Paenibacillus sp. KS-LC4:
GTATGGCTGCTCTTCTATCCAAATGCCGCCTACTTAATTACGGACATGCTGCATCCGTTTATGCGGGTTCAGGCCGATGGGGGCGGTCATTTTGTTAGGACGATGGAATTTTGGCAGCATCTTTTTATTTTTATGACGGCAGCTTCGGTTGGCGTGCTGCTCAGCGTCGTCTCGCTGTACTCGCTGCATCAGCTTATTCGTCAAGCCTTTGGCGCTGTTATCGGCTGGCTGTTCGCCGTTGTTATTTTGCTGCTCAGCAGCTTCGGCATCTATATTGGCAGGTTCGTACGCTGGAACACCTGGGATGTTTGGGCAAGACCCCATGTTGTTTTCGGACAGCTGCATGAGATTGTAACGGATGCGAAGGCGGAAGTGCTGCTTATCCCCTTCACGTTATCCATCTTTGCCTTCACTTTGTTTTTCTATGTCGTGATTTACGCCTTTACTTGGATGAGGCGATAGATAAGCCTACAGCCCCCTTTCCCGATATAGGCTAGGGGGCTTCTTGTCCTTCCTTTAAAAGAGCGAGCAGCTCCACAATCATGCTCTGCATAGCATCCTCTTGCGGCATGCGGATAAATCGGCTGATCCGCTTCATCTCCGGCTCAAAAAAATGAATCAGCGCGAGCGTCGCCTGCTCATCATTTTGCTGAACCAAATGGAGCAGCCTCAGGAACTCATCATCTGACATAGCTGCTTTAGCGTTTTCTGCTTCCATTTGTTCACCGCCTGCTGGCTCATATTCAGCGCCTTGGCCGCTTGCGCCTCCGTCTTGCCCTGCAAATACAGCTCTTGAATGATCGTTCGAGCCTGCTGTGAAGGGAGCGCTGCGAGCAGCTGCTGCACTAGTAATTTCTGCTCCAGCTGAGCCGCGGCGCTGTCTGGACGGACGGGCTCATAAGTCAGCGAGCATTCATGCTTGCGCTGCTTCTTCGCCTGATACTGAATACGCCAGCCAATGCGGTAGAGCTCTTTTTTATAAAAATCAATGACCGTCCTCGCTTCATCCATTTGTCGAAACCTCCTCTATTCTTGTAATCATCCCTAGTAATAGGATAATTATAACAATTATAGGATTTCGTTAGTGGACATTTGGCGGACATATAGCGGACTGCAAACGGACCAGTGTACAGCAAAATAATAGGTATTATTAAAGTTAGAGCTGTAGGAATGCTTCCATAACGGTTAAATTAAAGATATAGAGGTCATTTGAAAATGAATGGATAATGAGGAGGATTTAAAATGATGAAGCAAGCTGGTATTTACTCTTTAGTTGTTATCT
This window encodes:
- a CDS encoding DUF1361 domain-containing protein produces the protein MADHLRAVTGREIYLFLDWDVFLAWVPLGLSIFIELGAFYLKQKHTAVKLLILLPLGLVWLLFYPNAAYLITDMLHPFMRVQADGGGHFVRTMEFWQHLFIFMTAASVGVLLSVVSLYSLHQLIRQAFGAVIGWLFAVVILLLSSFGIYIGRFVRWNTWDVWARPHVVFGQLHEIVTDAKAEVLLIPFTLSIFAFTLFFYVVIYAFTWMRR
- a CDS encoding sigma factor-like helix-turn-helix DNA-binding protein; protein product: MDEARTVIDFYKKELYRIGWRIQYQAKKQRKHECSLTYEPVRPDSAAAQLEQKLLVQQLLAALPSQQARTIIQELYLQGKTEAQAAKALNMSQQAVNKWKQKTLKQLCQMMSS